A genomic region of Tissierella sp. contains the following coding sequences:
- a CDS encoding branched-chain amino acid ABC transporter permease, whose amino-acid sequence MKENKLFRNLLLIGIVIIALIFTNLFLDNYKVKIINLCAIYIILGLSMNLINGFTGLFSLGHAGFMAIGAYTVAILTMPVEMKEMNFYMKPMLSSLLNLNLPFILALLMGGLMAAIFGFLIGAPVLKLTDDYLAIATLGFSEIIRIVFINLQSITNGSLGLKGIPQMKNDFIAGVFNVQAKPNILWAWGAAILTIVFINLLMKGSYGKAFKAIREDEIAARSMGINLFKHKVLSFTIGSFLAGIGGGLLAVHLGTIDPASFKFALTFNILLIVVLGGMGNITGTVVSAIIITVSMEALRFLDGPMNFGFFTTSGLPGLRMVVFSLILMLVIIFKKDGFVKNALTKVRGKYAKN is encoded by the coding sequence ATGAAAGAGAATAAATTATTTAGAAACTTATTATTAATAGGTATAGTTATTATTGCTTTAATTTTCACAAATTTATTTTTAGATAACTATAAGGTGAAGATAATAAACCTTTGTGCTATTTATATAATACTTGGCCTTAGTATGAATCTGATTAATGGTTTCACGGGATTATTCTCATTAGGCCATGCAGGTTTTATGGCAATAGGTGCTTATACTGTGGCAATTCTAACTATGCCTGTAGAGATGAAGGAAATGAATTTCTATATGAAGCCTATGTTATCATCTTTACTAAACTTAAATCTGCCATTTATTTTGGCATTGTTAATGGGTGGACTTATGGCAGCCATATTTGGATTTTTAATAGGGGCGCCAGTATTAAAGTTAACAGATGACTATCTAGCTATTGCAACTTTAGGCTTTTCAGAGATTATAAGAATTGTATTTATCAATTTGCAAAGTATAACCAATGGTTCTCTTGGGTTAAAGGGAATACCGCAGATGAAAAATGACTTTATAGCAGGAGTATTCAATGTTCAGGCTAAGCCTAATATTTTATGGGCTTGGGGAGCTGCTATATTGACCATAGTATTTATTAACCTTCTAATGAAGGGATCTTATGGCAAGGCTTTTAAGGCCATTCGTGAAGATGAAATAGCAGCTAGATCTATGGGGATAAATTTATTTAAGCATAAGGTATTAAGCTTTACTATTGGGTCTTTCCTAGCAGGAATTGGAGGAGGGCTTTTAGCTGTACACCTTGGAACTATTGACCCAGCATCATTTAAATTTGCCCTTACCTTTAATATTTTATTAATAGTAGTACTAGGTGGTATGGGAAATATTACTGGTACTGTTGTATCAGCCATAATAATAACTGTATCAATGGAGGCACTTAGATTCCTGGATGGACCAATGAATTTTGGATTCTTCACTACATCAGGATTACCAGGACTAAGAATGGTTGTATTTTCACTTATTCTTATGTTGGTAATAATATTTAAAAAGGATGGGTTTGTGAAGAATGCCCTGACGAAAGTGAGGGGAAAATATGCTAAAAATTGA
- a CDS encoding branched-chain amino acid ABC transporter permease, producing MDIQEFFQHIANGVSVGSLYALIAIGYTMVYGILRLINFAHGDIFMLGVYLTFYGITYTSIPWYIVFILASVITGFLGLLLEKLAYKPLRGSPRITILISAIGASFLLQNLGILVFGGRPKAFPIPDVFNKVVQVRGVSVGIVNFVIPIVTVVLLIGLNFFIQKTRTGMAMRALSKDYEAASLMGIDINGIISITFFVGSFLAAVGGILWGIKYPQLMPHMGVLPGLKCFIAAVIGGIGNITGAVMGGFILGLGEILLIAFLPELTGYRDAFAFVLLIIILLVKPTGLMGEKTAEKV from the coding sequence ATGGACATTCAAGAATTTTTTCAACACATTGCCAATGGTGTGTCAGTAGGCAGTCTCTATGCTCTGATTGCTATAGGATATACTATGGTTTATGGGATATTAAGACTTATTAATTTTGCCCACGGAGATATATTTATGCTAGGTGTTTATTTGACTTTTTATGGCATTACTTATACTTCAATACCATGGTATATAGTATTTATACTAGCTTCAGTTATTACTGGATTTTTGGGACTATTACTAGAGAAACTTGCTTACAAGCCTCTTAGGGGATCTCCAAGGATTACTATATTAATATCCGCCATAGGTGCATCATTTTTATTACAAAACCTAGGTATATTAGTGTTTGGGGGAAGGCCAAAGGCCTTTCCAATCCCTGATGTCTTCAATAAGGTTGTCCAGGTTAGAGGGGTTTCAGTAGGTATTGTCAACTTTGTAATTCCAATAGTTACAGTAGTTCTTTTGATAGGTCTAAACTTTTTTATTCAAAAGACAAGAACTGGGATGGCAATGAGAGCTTTATCCAAAGACTACGAAGCAGCTAGTCTTATGGGTATAGATATCAACGGAATAATATCTATTACTTTCTTTGTAGGTTCCTTCTTAGCAGCAGTAGGTGGTATTTTATGGGGAATCAAATATCCCCAGCTTATGCCTCATATGGGTGTATTACCAGGGCTGAAATGCTTCATAGCAGCCGTAATCGGTGGTATAGGTAATATCACTGGGGCTGTTATGGGCGGATTTATTCTTGGACTAGGTGAAATATTATTAATAGCATTTTTACCTGAATTAACAGGATATAGAGATGCATTTGCCTTTGTTTTATTAATTATTATACTCCTTGTTAAACCTACTGGTTTAATGGGAGAAAAAACAGCGGAGAAGGTGTAG